GATACTCAAATAGCCAATACATTGACCATTACTAACCATAAGACACAAACCAAAGTTAGCTTTTTTCATAGTAGGGCGTTCTCGTGaataaaaaatagtttattatgttcccactttgtatttatttgttactTGTACAACTTTTTTATGCTCCTAcaaccttaagggaagaaattttcgcggctACGAATTTTCGCGGCTAGGAATTTTTCGCGGTATTTATTTTCGCAATTCGCGTTCCCGAAAATCATGTTCGCAAAAATTTCCCTTGAGGTACCTACGCTGCAATGTTTTGATGTGActttttgttgtattttataTCACACTAGTAGTATTAGAAATAACTAGAGGAATAAAAAGATTGTTGGTATGAGTCTGCCTGGAGGAAGTGCTGTTGTGGCAGCTAATATGTCAGTTCAAGTTGCACAGGCTAGTTTGGAGAAGGACTTTGATTTGTTACAAATGGTACTCGATATGATGACGTCAATTGAAAATGCAAAAGACCAGAAAGATGAGCTTACACGTAAGGTGAAAACGACTTAACTTCTTCGTATCAACTCGTCTTACAAAATTAATAGGCAGTGTAAACTAGACTATAAATTTGCCACCTGAAAAAAACGTAATATATTTGATGCAGTCAGTATTATTGCTGGAAAGACTTTTGCCActctaaaaaactttttgcCATCCGGAAAACTTATTTAAAACTGGGTTTTAATATTGTAACTTGAGAAAGGTCacataaagaaaagaaaaaccttTAGTGGCGTCAAAcatgtgttatttttttagacacatttagtatatattttttaattctgcgACTGTTCGTTTAACTTAAGGGAAAAAATTTCCAAGAGAACTAAATTTTCAAGAGAACTAAATTTTGGAGATTTTGTGGTTTGAATTCCTGCAACGAAATAACTAAATTTCCCGTCCAAGAAACGTTCTAGTCGTTTCTCGCTTATTCTTAACATTATTTTGGAGTAAAAGAAATATCCAGGTGCATGAAAGGCTCAAAAATAGATCACCTCTGAGCAGAGTACGTTTTGTTttacataataaaaaataattttttttagcatcACTTCTTTCGTTGTTAATTACTCGTACAAGACTTTAAAACGTATTTTCCATTGTGTCAGGTGCTTGCTTTcaaaacaaagatggcgcaatGTCGTGAACTGCTAAATAAAATTCCTGGCTTAGATAATTCACCAGAAGAACAGGAGAAGTTGTATCAGAAGTGTGTTGTCGATCTACAAAAAAAAGAGTAAGACCACTTCTGTTTGTTTTATTCCCTTGTTAACTTTGGGTATCTTGTGTTGGATTACACTCCATTCAAAATAAAGACCATCGTAAGGATTTAGGAAACACATTTTTTAGCGATCGAATGTTACGATACCCCCCTTACTCATGTTCCTTTTTGTTGCACATATCATCCACCCGCTTATTTAGGAGGGGCGAAAAGGAAGATGTAAAATCATCGTTAGAAATTTCTGTAGACACTGAGTTGGATCCTGTgaagtaaaaaaatagtttattcaCTTAGAAGAAGAAATAGTTTATTCACttactcaaatttttttttcagggaGGCTTTGGAGAAATTCAAAATGTTAAATGTCATTACAGCTGCTTCTGTTAAGCAAGAAGAGCCGTGACCGAAAGTTCACAATATATACCCATTATGGATGATTATCTCAGGCGGTTACTGTAAGGCTATGGAAACGTCGTACTAACCGCTGGCAAAAACTTGTGACTTAGGTGCTTCATGCTTACTTTGAGGAAATAGTGTGCCGTTTTGAATAATTTGGGTGATTTCACGCAAAGTTTAAATGTTATGGTCATCAACATTGTCACTAATTTGTAATCAATAATTTTACGATAATAATATAATGataattataattttataaaagacTTTTCAattcttctttatatttttgttgttgttcttgcgTTTTCTTCTTATagtgtttttttatcaattggTGCGAAACCTTGACAAACACTGCCACACCCACAATGAGAATCACGCCGAAAGTCGTGCCAAGAACTGTATACAACATCTTGTTGGTAGGTTTGCGAATATACCAGAATTCCGCTAGGAGTGGCTCACTGTTTATACTTCCGCCCAAACCTATGACGTTGCAATAGGGCGGTGCCCACCCTGGTTTGCAGTGACAGTTGTGTTTGTTGTTGCATACGCCGTTACCAAAACATTTATCTGAACATGGTGTGATCTTATTTAACGCTCGATATTTGGATAGTGCTATGCAGCTTCGGTTCACACAGATATTGTCGTGACCACACCTGGTACCTAAAAGAAAAAGGAgacgaaaatttatttatacgAGTTTTCCGCTCgtggaaataaaaattttgcaatAATTTCTCTTTCTTACAAGCAAGGACTTGCATTCAACAGCCAAGAAAAAATCTATGCATCCCAACAAAACAGTCAACAAAAAGAACAAGTATATAGGCCTGGAAACTAGGTAGACAAATTGACTTACCATCTTTTGCCAATGAAAGATCTCCATCGTTAGCGTGATTATATTCATCAATGTATTCTTTACTGACACACTCCATCGTTTCACCAGTTGTTCTCCATCGTATTTTATTCGCAGATTTATGTGTGTGCATTTTTAATTCGCATTGCATTTTGCCACAATATGCATCAGCCGAGTCACATGATTTATACCCTAGTGTTgtctagataaaaaaaatctaaaatgtgCACTACTGCGATTAAATAATATTTCTAAAATCAGTATTCCTAGATTCCTACCAGAGAAAAGACTTCAAAGTTTTTTACGCATTGCTTTGACATCAAAAGATATTGACTTATACACTTTCTCACGAAAATATCGAAACAATGGCACTTTTTGGACCAGAATTAACTCGTGAATCCTCCGCACTCGCAGAAGTGCTACCTTTTCAGATGCGTAGGTCAGGTAATCTGCGTTTAAATTGCTCTAGTCAGACATACATGTCTGCTGTATGAAAATTCCactgtaaacattgacaagtgaatcTGGTAAAAAATAGTCTACACAACTATTTTGAAACAAACTTCGAAGTTCTCTAACTTTTCTTGATACATTTTGTGAGAGAATATAAAAAGCCGATGAACATTCCTAAAACTTCTAACAGCTTCGTTTTGCATTTTTGGGGGTAATGGAAGTGAAGCTTAAAACCATTTTGATTTGTGAAGGTTTGCACTATTCACTTACTTGCCACGTGTAACTCAGTTAGATGAATAGAAATCGAGGTCAACTTTCCATGTTACTAGACAAATCTTTTGACTATCTGCCCTATGTTTTTGATTGTTTTCAAGGAAAGGTCTTAAACGTCCCTTCACTCACCTTTCCACAATGTCCAAACTCCACTCCTTTTGTGTTGAATTCTTTATAACAGTACCCATCAGCCGACTGGCTATTGTTTCCAAATAAGTCTTGACATTGGTGATGGTGTGTTAGGCATACACCGGATATACAATAACCCTTACCGGACGAACAACTGGCAGTGTCTTGGATATGGACGTCCATCGGACATGTTGGTTGTAATCCGGAACAAAACTCTGGTAAATCACATTCCCCGCGCTAAAACGGTAACACAAAAGTTAAAGTAATTTCCTATTGGCATAAACTCCTATGATATGCCGATAATATTCCCGTCagaatatcataggcgtagaagGATACAAGATGCTCTGGAGACAAGCTTAACCCTCTAGACCTCAACTTTCTTAGCAACCGTTATTTCTTACAAACTTTACTACTAGTAACGTTATAATTTTCGATAACAAATTCCTTCTCGGCTTTTAAATAGCAAAATCGAGCAAAGTCGATATTTCAAGCCGTTTTACGTTTTCTGGGTTAATAAACGTATTAGAAATTCTCAGAATATGGACAAAGTCGTTAGAGTATGAACAGTTCAAAACTATGAAATACATAAGCCCTCTGAAAAAGGCTTAGTACTTCCAAATGACaacaaaaatttgtaaataaaaataagtttgGATAGTGAGAGCACTTCTAATATTAACAACATAACATTAGTGTTCCTACCTGGTAACGACATAGTGTGCTTCTAGCTTTAAATTGACAATTTTCACAACATTCACCAAATGCACAAGTAgcatttttgaataatttacACGTAATTTGATGACAGCAATATCCAAACTTTGCACAGTTGCCAGGACTTCCACAATCACACTCCTCTCCACTTTCAATGATACCGTTCCCACATACTGCAggcttttttatgtttaaagggAAATCGAACAAACAGCTTCGGTGGCTAAATGAAGAAAAGTTTAGGGTGTAGACCAATTGGCTTGAAGTGCCGCCATTATTTTCGAAAACTAGGAAAAGTTGtgaaattaaataagaattgAAATTCAGGgaaaatattaaacaaagtGAGAAGAAGACAACATTATTAATGAAAAAATCTTACCCGCTTTCGATATGCTCTTCAAACTGATTTTTGCTACACGATGAAAAGCTTTTTACCGTTTCATCCAATTGATGACTCATTATGCATCTATAGTTTGAGTGATCGAGACAATGACAAACTTCATCGTCGTGATGCATTGCAAGATTATGTCCTATTTCGTGGGCTATTACGTTCGCTACGTATTTTGGGTTACTGTGGAAATCTTGATTTATTCCTGCGGAGTACGCAGGATAACATATTGTCCCAATGGGTGCTTTTCCAACAGTTCGTCCTACAACAATTAACTGATAATCATGTAACAGGTgatcaaaaataatttagtaGTGCTTAACCCCCAACTCCAGCTAACCTGTTAGTGTATTTCATGTTTAAAAGTACTTATTTCGCATTTTCTTATTGGTCAAGACAgcggaaataaatataaagtactaggcgttaacccgtggaaaaattcacgagGTCGTCCGtcatttatatatcgcatttcgtgtttccgtaacaggacgtgGCTTCCGCGGAcatacagacaaaatacggctattattaaagagactagtcgttgcccgtgggaaaattcacgggttcgcccgtccattatatttacccgtcgcaacaaagtaaataaaaatatatcgcctttgattttcgtgtttccgcaacatcattttctaactcagcgggggtccgcgcagagacagacagacgacggctattattatagagactcgGCGCAGATATCTTAacacaacctcgatcccaggactttttttttcttaagtgACAGCGAAAAAGAAATACAAGATATTTctataaaaatttctttctcGCTTTGgaatcaaaaagagaaaaaaagccctgggttaGAGGTTGATCTTAAACACTGATGAAAGACGAGCTTTTATAGCAGCTGTAGAGAtctaaacatttttgttaatgtaacgCTATTGTCGAGTACTGGTACCTGCTCTCATACGAAGCAGTCTGGGCACACACGCTGTATTTATAGTGACCAATTTATCCATACAACCACCTCGATGGTTCCCAGACCACGTCCTATTAAAGTTAGTAGTGACTATAACCAAAACAGGTGACTTTGCTAAAACAAGAAAAGTTGAAGCAAAATTTATTATACTCACCCTCGTCAAACGAAGTCTTTGTGATCAATTGCGCATTATCGTTTCGTACTCGATTATTTATATGAGTTTTTCGATACCTCATAAATTTCCACATTGTTTGATGGGAGTTGCTTGTCACTTGCATTAAATCTTTCTCCGTCCAAATCTCAATTCCGACTAATATAATACGAACACGAAGCGGTCGGAATTTCTCGTCTAAAAGTCGTGCTATAGTTTCACAACGTTTTTCAATATGTGAcgtgtttttgttaaaaaaattatacacactttGGTCGTTAACTAAATACAGTTCTAAAAACTTCACCGCATGTCTAATGTCGGATTTTACATCTTTGCGATATCGAAGAGGTTTTCGTAACCCGTGTAAACCCGTGTttctattttcctttttttgattCACTATACTCTGGAGCACGTGTTCTACTTCTAAGCTATCCACTGAAATGTTACTATTTTTAGGTATTAATTTCGGTCTAATAAAAATGCTAAATCTACTAGTTATAACTGATCCTGTTATACCCCCGCAAAGATTTAAATTTGCGCGAGATTTCTCGTTCTTATTCACGGTACCAACATATTGGCAACCATTTTGTGAATCGTTTCTTTTCTGGTCTGTTTCTTTCTTCGTAAGTTCTAGAACCAACGTTTCTTTAGCGTGAATAAAGATCTTTAATTTAATTGGAAATACTTCTCTGTCAACGAATTCGGTTAAGAGCATTGGTGTGATTATTTCGTAGGGTTTGTCGAGACTTTTTAACGCTGTTGCGGTTAAAGAGAAGGTGATGAAAACACGCATGCATAGCATAAGCATTTTATCATCCTCTTGTATTGATATTTCCCCACAACTACTTTAATCGGCTTTTCCTTACTCTCAAAACATGATAACAATACAAAGAGTGGATCATGTCTAAATAATTTGACGTCAGAATTTTATTAACATATTACGTCATtaagaatgttgttttttttgtatctgtACTTCTTTCTGCACAAATAAAACCAGGCGACCTTGTGTATTAAATGTCATAACGGTAGATACTTCTTTTTCGAAAAATGAAGTTATTTTGTGGCCAGCTGAGAAatggcaacctcgtccccaggcccatttttctctttttgacaatctcggacggcgagtAGAAAtcatttcttcgcgccgtctcggatatcaaaaaagcgaaaaattgcctgggaacgaggttggagaaATGGGTGAATTTTTCACCTCCCTGTTTCCTTAGATCAACGTTATACCAATATGGACCCAATCTTTCAAATTTCGAGAAAAAAGTAAGAATCGTACTGTAATTAAATCCGTTTTTGCCGTGCTATTTTGTTcataaataaactttttcttatCAAATTATCCAGTTTACAAAAGCCCCCATCATAATCGTAAATACCTGAGAATTTAAACTCAGTTGAGACTTCAATGAaatgaaaatagaaaaaagttataaGTAAATGACAGTGAAATCACAGTTGTGTAAAAAGGAAGATTTGAAAAAGTGTGAtattttcaacaacaacaaaagaatgtTGATAGTTTCGGTTAAACTGGTTTGGGTAAACAAAGtttctctttaaaaatgttgtcactTCATCCGTAAATTGGTGCACCATATTAAAACACTCTTTGTTTTGCCTTGTTTACCCACGGTATGTTGCCACAGTTACGTATGTTTAGAGTCTCTGTTAAAAAGACTTATGATAATTAGAGAGCAGATCCTCTTTCTTCTTGTTAGagttaaaaaagatatttttgattttaagtGTGGAAAAGAAGGTTTCAAAAGTAAGTAGACGGCTTACACTTGAATGCAGGAAAGAACTAAGATTTGAATATATAATGGCAAAATTATTACATTACATTCTTGGTTAGAGAAAATGCataaggcaaaaaaaattaaaaagtgtggCATTCAAGACAGAGCTGCGTTAAGTACAATGCTTTATTGATATGTGCAGCTTCCATTGCAGTTGGTAATAAGTAcagcttattaaaaaaaatatggtttCCAATGTCCTCAGCGAATAATGAGCAATTATAAACAAAGCGATAAAATTGAAACAAGCATAATTCTATTTGGTCATCATAAAGCTTATTATGAAATAAATCCACCTTGTTTCATCTAGTTAAAATGGCAGACACCGAAAAGCGGGAAAACAAAACAGCAGAACAAGCAAAAGaagaaacaacaataaaatcaactatagataaagaaaaaagattaaaagaaATTGAAGCGAAGGTTACTGATATCACTGAAAGATTGGGGGACTTACAAGCGGAATTTTTTAAAGGTATCGGCATAtaaaaattacagaaaaaaaCCCCAAATACTTCAGCCAAAAAAGAGTTTACAGAAGACACTTCAGGTTTATCGCAAAATATTTGCATTTTGTAGTTCTATAAAATTAGACCTTTTCTCGAGAGAAAAACTATTAACAGTGATTTAATCGACTTAATCGTTGAACGGTAAATCGATAAGAGAGGTGCCTGAACAAAACGTTTAAGGAATATAAGGGTAATCTTAAAGTTCTTGTGACTTAGGTAGAGCAAAGTTTAAGAAAACAGACTGAAAGTAGAACTGGAATAAAATGGTAGTTGATGTAAACCAGCAttcaaatgaaaaatattttttattgtttatttccaCTTTGATAAGTCTCCATCCTAAACACCACGGAAGAAGCCGCTAATTATAAAGCGAGACCGTGCTTTTTTTTTAGAACACAACCGCTGATTATTAAATGCGGTCGTGTTTTATAGTTGCAGCCGCGTTTTATAGTTAGCTTGATAGTTAGCGGccactttttttgaaaaatgtattttaacgaCCAAATCAGCCACAATATCCAGTTGTGGCTTTTCCGAATTGTTGTAAATTTTGACTTATTGTTTAAATATCCAAATATAATTTCTCATTGGACCATTCTAAGGCAAGAATGTTTTAGCGAATTTTCTTCCGCAAACACGTTTTCCCCGAAGTTAGAGAACAACACCGTAGTAAATCGTAATACACCAATCTGAGAGTTATCGTACATACAAATTTGTAGCGATTTCAAAAAAACAATCATTCGGACTTTCACGTTCTTCTGTAGAAAGGTTCAAAGTTAAAAAGCTTACCTTTAAATTAGTTACACTTTATTATCGATCACAAATCAATACTACAAACTGAATTCTAGTGCATATATTGATCATAAGTTACTGTAACTTTGTCCGATGGGAAGTTAAATGTTGaaggtttttatttaaactttagtTGTTCTTTTTTTGGTAGGTAATCTTGTAGGACCAGAAGCTGATAGACTTGGTAGACCTCTTCGTAAGGAACGGAAAAAGTTAAATCTTGAGAAGTACGAACTTCTGGGAGTACCACCAAAACCGGAAGTGATGGAGGAAGACGATGACTAAATGTATAAATAATGTTGtattaaatacaaataaaaatacaatatgAAATAATATGTAAATATGTATGTTCatatcaataaataaaaactacatTAATAAATGCTTGATAGCGCGACAAAATCGCAGATTACAGTATTCTCTTCAATTAACAGACACTCTAAAAGACGGACACCTTTGATTAGCAATCACTTTGGTCATACACCGGCTGTTTTCTAGTCAAAGTTtcataaaaacttttcaaaaagcTGACACTTAATTAGCAGACATTCTTATTAGCGGataatttttgcaccaaataGCAAATAAGGCTTTTTTCTCCCAAAATTAATGGACAgtcgaaaaaattaaaaagcgagccaataaaaacagacaaaaataaatagtttttcTAACATTTATTTCAAGCATTTTACAACTTTTGTGTCCAGCTTGTTTTTAATCTCGTCAATTTTCTTTATCAACCACTTTATCAGCTTTTCATGGCTATGAAAGCGATAAATAACAGGAACCTCTCCACCATAGCCACCTCACAttatcatttgttatttttctctgtGATACAAAAATTggctttattttctaatttgtgcattaaaatataaaacttttcaAAAGGCGGACACTTCCAATTAGCAGACACTTCGGTCATACACCAatggtgtccgctaattggaaaCAGAAACTTACACGAACTACGAATTTGATTCTGTTTTACCTTGTTAATGTTATTGTACaatcttttttttactaaactatAACTATAACTATAACAAGATGAAATGCTaacatttgaaaaattttgtaTTATTTGTCTGCTTTCACTTTGTTGCCATAGGTAAACAGCTATCTATTTAGCCCCCAATTACAGCttagtaaaaatcagattgATCAAAATAACAGAAATAGAAATAATGCTCAAGATCAAGAGCTTTTCTACTAAGCTGACTAATAAGGTTAGCTAGCTGGCTTACAATGCTCCCTCGAAGTCTACGTTCGTAGCCCAAATCCTAACATTCGTGAGCTTTAGGTATATAACATGTGgctgacaatatatttatcttaatatttaaaaacacataaaaatcaaaaataaaaagtttttagaaGAACGTCAATGCAACAGCTTTCAAAATGGCTAAGTCAAATTGTTTCATAATCCTCCGTCCGTAAAATTTGGGTTCTGCGTGGATTTTCGGAAATAAAGCTGCGTGCAACAATTAAACAGAATACGGTTATTATAaaagaaactagtcgttagcccgtggaaaaatccacggggtcgcccgtcctttaaattaacccgttgcaacaaagtggacagaaatacatcacatttggtattgatgcgcattttaaaaattttgtgtttccgttacgggacacagctttcgcggacacacagacaggcagacggaatacggctattattatagagattaaaaGTGGATAACGCCTTTAATAATAGATGTTTTCAATGTTCGGTTTGAAATACGGTAGTTGCTAATAGTAACCATTAAACGTTTTCAAGAGGCTGGTTTTTCAATGGAAGTAGAATGTTGATGTAACGCAGAAATACTAAGTACAAAGAACGGTAAAAGTGTTACTTAATACCAATAACATTTTACTCAGTTTAATAGTTTTAGACTTGTTCTTATCATTCGGCGAAATCTTATTGCGCACTtctcttaaaaatatttgaaagaaTCTATCTTTGATTTCATAAAGAAGAAACCAGGTCTTTTTAACCTCAATTTTACCACCGTGAATAATAATTGTACTTCCATCATTATCATTAGTCCTTTTAACGTTTTTTCTTTTCgaattcatttttttcatcaGATTCAGAATTTTTTCAATATCTTTCTTGTTATTTGTAAATTGGGACAACGTTAATATTATAATCAGTAATTGATGTTTTAAGATGACCGTTACCAGAGTCTAATTGGGTTAGGTAACGTCGGAACTAAGCACTTGTTGGATGGATGAAAATTCCGAATGTTGGATGATACGATTCTTTGGTTTGTACAAAAACTTCATTTGAAACTCCATTTCAGTAGCTTGTTCTTCGAAAAATTATAAATGACTGATATTGATTCCAGATATGTAATCCTGACAAGGAAAGATATTACTTTAGACGAACCAGACAATGACTGAAACAATGAAAAGAGGCTCAAAaacatcatcaaaaaacatgttttgtatGGACGTTGTTAACTCTAAGTTTGTTTCTAGATTGATTTTGCGATAAGATTTTTTTGCTATAATTTTTAATGATATTCAAATGTCTCTGACAGGCTATTGCTTAAGGTTAGGTGTTCTGTTTACACTTCTTGCTTGGTAGGTCGTGTGAATGTTTTGGCACCAATATGTTTATCGACTCTGATTGTGAATATATGTTCTAGACACATGAAAGACGTTAGATGGAACTACACACCAAACCTATCCTACaatgatttatttttcaaaattatgtaATGTTAATATTTCCCTATGTTTTTAGGTTGTTTTGTTTGGACTAATTACATGTTTACAAGTTATAGTCTGTAACTTTCCCAGTCacgaaatatattattttttcacttatcgtgtttattgttgttgttatt
This is a stretch of genomic DNA from Hydractinia symbiolongicarpus strain clone_291-10 chromosome 9, HSymV2.1, whole genome shotgun sequence. It encodes these proteins:
- the LOC130656320 gene encoding mediator of RNA polymerase II transcription subunit 9-like, whose product is MSLPGGSAVVAANMSVQVAQASLEKDFDLLQMVLDMMTSIENAKDQKDELTRKVLAFKTKMAQCRELLNKIPGLDNSPEEQEKLYQKCVVDLQKKEEALEKFKMLNVITAASVKQEEP
- the LOC130657873 gene encoding zinc metalloproteinase-disintegrin-like batroxstatin-1; protein product: MLMLCMRVFITFSLTATALKSLDKPYEIITPMLLTEFVDREVFPIKLKIFIHAKETLVLELTKKETDQKRNDSQNGCQYVGTVNKNEKSRANLNLCGGITGSVITSRFSIFIRPKLIPKNSNISVDSLEVEHVLQSIVNQKKENRNTGLHGLRKPLRYRKDVKSDIRHAVKFLELYLVNDQSVYNFFNKNTSHIEKRCETIARLLDEKFRPLRVRIILVGIEIWTEKDLMQVTSNSHQTMWKFMRYRKTHINNRVRNDNAQLITKTSFDEGEYNKFCFNFSCFSKVTCFVFDHLLHDYQLIVVGRTVGKAPIGTICYPAYSAGINQDFHSNPKYVANVIAHEIGHNLAMHHDDEVCHCLDHSNYRCIMSHQLDETVKSFSSCSKNQFEEHIESGHRSCLFDFPLNIKKPAVCGNGIIESGEECDCGSPGNCAKFGYCCHQITCKLFKNATCAFGECCENCQFKARSTLCRYQRGECDLPEFCSGLQPTCPMDVHIQDTASCSSGKGYCISGVCLTHHHQCQDLFGNNSQSADGYCYKEFNTKGVEFGHCGKTTLGYKSCDSADAYCGKMQCELKMHTHKSANKIRWRTTGETMECVSKEYIDEYNHANDGDLSLAKDGTRCGHDNICVNRSCIALSKYRALNKITPCSDKCFGNGVCNNKHNCHCKPGWAPPYCNVIGLGGSINSEPLLAEFWYIRKPTNKMLYTVLGTTFGVILIVGVAVFVKVSHQLIKKHYKKKTQEQQQKYKEELKSLL
- the LOC130657875 gene encoding uncharacterized protein LOC130657875 produces the protein MDPIFQISRKKEQILFLLVRVKKDIFDFKCGKEGFKIKMADTEKRENKTAEQAKEETTIKSTIDKEKRLKEIEAKVTDITERLGDLQAEFFKGNLVGPEADRLGRPLRKERKKLNLEKYELLGVPPKPEVMEEDDD